The Pusillibacter faecalis genome has a window encoding:
- a CDS encoding tyrosine-type recombinase/integrase translates to MEKQLITNELLLAFSEYLQSNERAPGTIEKYLRDVSAFRIWLGNRSVTKELTAEWKERLLENNHAPVTVNSMLAAVNSFFRFAGWEDCQVKFLKLQRRLFRDAGRELSRAEYERLVETAANLSRPRLALLMEAICGTGVRVSEVRYLTVEAVQAGRADISLKGKIRTILIPNKLCRKLLKYARKQKITSGEIFLTRSGKGMSRRQIWAEMKSLCERAGVEPSKVFPHNLRHVFAAAFYKSCKDIVRLADVLGHSSVETTRIYLLTTGVEHAQMLERLGLVL, encoded by the coding sequence ATGGAAAAACAACTGATTACAAATGAGCTGCTTTTAGCCTTTAGCGAATATCTGCAAAGCAATGAACGTGCCCCCGGCACCATTGAAAAATATCTGCGGGATGTGTCAGCGTTCCGCATCTGGCTGGGAAACCGGAGTGTCACGAAAGAGCTCACAGCGGAATGGAAGGAGAGGTTGCTGGAAAACAACCACGCGCCGGTAACGGTAAATTCCATGCTGGCGGCGGTCAATAGTTTTTTTCGGTTTGCGGGATGGGAAGACTGTCAGGTAAAATTTCTGAAGCTTCAGCGGCGGCTGTTCCGGGATGCCGGACGGGAACTAAGCAGAGCAGAGTATGAGCGGCTGGTGGAGACTGCGGCGAACCTGAGCCGTCCCCGTCTTGCTCTGCTGATGGAAGCTATCTGTGGTACTGGCGTTCGAGTCAGTGAGGTTCGCTATCTCACGGTGGAGGCGGTGCAGGCAGGACGGGCAGATATTTCACTGAAGGGCAAAATTCGTACCATTCTTATTCCCAATAAGCTGTGCAGGAAGCTGCTGAAATACGCTAGAAAGCAAAAAATCACTTCTGGAGAGATCTTTCTCACCAGAAGTGGCAAGGGAATGTCACGCCGCCAGATATGGGCGGAGATGAAGAGCCTATGTGAAAGGGCGGGAGTGGAGCCATCCAAGGTGTTTCCTCATAATCTCCGCCATGTGTTTGCTGCTGCTTTTTATAAGTCCTGCAAGGACATTGTGCGTCTGGCGGATGTGCTGGGCCATAGCTCGGTTGAAACCACCCGCATCTATCTTTTGACCACAGGCGTGGAACACGCTCAGATGTTGGAACGATTAGGATTGGTCCTATAG
- a CDS encoding carbon-nitrogen hydrolase family protein: MKITVSCVQLLPRLGDKQYNLEKMRSWVETVMTQYPKTQLIVFPELMTSGYEGTPEMFQELAETLPDGESMRLMGELARKHHVHIVYGFPERDPVLTDVLYNAAVLIDSDGKARGTYRKVHPFADEKRWCRAGCGFPVFDTEIGKLGIMICWDTGFPEVARCYALQGVDLLIVSTNWEDPYADDWDLITKARAFDNTLHLVAANRIGNDGGTLSFFGHSKIMDPVGREIAALDEEKEGVISAEIDLSLTQKERARYYTFFRDRRPDVYGEIVKPY, encoded by the coding sequence ATGAAGATTACCGTTTCCTGTGTGCAGCTGCTGCCAAGGCTTGGCGATAAGCAGTATAATCTGGAGAAGATGCGTTCTTGGGTGGAAACTGTTATGACCCAATACCCCAAGACGCAGCTGATTGTGTTCCCGGAGCTAATGACCTCTGGCTATGAGGGAACACCCGAAATGTTTCAGGAACTGGCTGAAACGCTTCCCGACGGCGAGAGCATGCGTCTGATGGGGGAACTTGCCCGAAAGCACCATGTGCATATTGTCTACGGCTTCCCCGAGCGGGACCCTGTCCTGACGGATGTTCTCTATAACGCGGCGGTGCTGATCGACAGTGACGGAAAAGCCCGCGGAACCTATCGCAAGGTCCATCCCTTTGCCGACGAGAAGAGATGGTGCCGCGCCGGCTGCGGCTTCCCGGTCTTTGACACAGAGATCGGCAAGCTTGGCATCATGATCTGCTGGGATACAGGCTTCCCCGAGGTGGCCAGATGCTATGCCCTACAAGGTGTGGACCTGCTGATCGTCAGCACCAACTGGGAAGATCCCTATGCGGACGACTGGGATCTCATTACAAAGGCGCGGGCCTTTGACAACACGCTTCATCTGGTTGCTGCCAACCGAATCGGGAACGACGGCGGGACATTGAGCTTCTTTGGTCACAGCAAGATCATGGACCCCGTCGGACGGGAGATCGCCGCGCTGGATGAGGAAAAGGAGGGGGTAATTTCTGCAGAGATCGACCTCTCCCTGACTCAGAAGGAGCGGGCTAGATACTATACCTTTTTCCGGGATAGAAGGCCAGACGTCTATGGAGAGATCGTCAAGCCCTATTGA